DNA from Candidatus Cloacimonas acidaminovorans str. Evry:
GGTTCGGAACTTGTTCCTTATTTGCGTAAGTTCTATGGCTCAAATGCAGTTGTTGCTGCCTATCGTAGCACACCTTTAACAACGGAAATTCGGGAAGGCGGTCCCTGTGAAAATTTGGATGCTATGGAAGCGGATAAGATATTTGAAGTAGTTAAAAAATACAATATTGATACTATAATCAATCTGGTAGCTGTTCTTTCCGCCAAAGGGGAAGCCAATCCTGTAAAAGCATGGAACATAAATATGGGAAGCTTGATCAATTCCCTGGAAATAATGCGTGAAGTTAAAGGTGCTGTTTTTACACCTTCTTCCATAGGTGCATTTGGTCCTTCCACGCCCTTGGATAATACCCCCCAGGATACAATTATGCGTCCTACTACAATTTATGGCATTTCCAAAGTTGCTGCCGAACTTTGGAGCGACTATTATTTCTTAAAATATGGAGTGGATACGCGGGGAGTTCGTTATCCGGGAATTATTTCCAATGTAACTCTTCCTGGAGGAGGGACGACTGATTATGCGGTAGAGATTTATTATGAGGCAATTAAAAATAAACATTATACCTGTTATCTGAAACCGGGAACTTATCTGGATATGATGTATATGCCGGATGCTATGCGTGCCTGTGTAGAGCTTATGGAAGCAGACCCTAAAAAGTTAAAGCACCGTAATTGTTTTAATGTTACAGCTATGAGCATTGAACCCGAAATGATTGCCAAGGAAATTAGAAAGCATATTCCCGAATTCACAATTGACTATCAAATTGATCCTGTAAGACAATCTATAGCAGAAACCTGGCCCAATTCTATGGACCAGACAGCAGCTATGGAAGAATGGGATTGGAAACCAGAATATGACCTTCCTGCAATGACTTTAGATATGCTGAAGGTTCTTTCCCAAAAGCTTAAGAAATGATAAAAATCGGAGTTGTGGGAGTTGGCCATTTAGGTCAACATCATGCCCAAAAGTTTCAAAACATTGATGGTGCGGAATTAGTTGGCATTTTTGACATCAATGAACAACGCGCAAAGGAAATAGCCAAAAAGCTAAATACCAGGTCTTTTAACAGCTATGAAGAGCTTTTAACTGCCTGCGATGCAATAGATATATCGGCTACAACCACAGCT
Protein-coding regions in this window:
- a CDS encoding NAD-dependent epimerase/dehydratase family protein — protein: MKNILVLGAAGQIGSELVPYLRKFYGSNAVVAAYRSTPLTTEIREGGPCENLDAMEADKIFEVVKKYNIDTIINLVAVLSAKGEANPVKAWNINMGSLINSLEIMREVKGAVFTPSSIGAFGPSTPLDNTPQDTIMRPTTIYGISKVAAELWSDYYFLKYGVDTRGVRYPGIISNVTLPGGGTTDYAVEIYYEAIKNKHYTCYLKPGTYLDMMYMPDAMRACVELMEADPKKLKHRNCFNVTAMSIEPEMIAKEIRKHIPEFTIDYQIDPVRQSIAETWPNSMDQTAAMEEWDWKPEYDLPAMTLDMLKVLSQKLKK